The following proteins are co-located in the Oncorhynchus clarkii lewisi isolate Uvic-CL-2024 chromosome 30, UVic_Ocla_1.0, whole genome shotgun sequence genome:
- the LOC139389363 gene encoding poly [ADP-ribose] polymerase tankyrase-1 isoform X2 has product MAVSRRSSQQQQGNLLSPPRNGSLSVSPPGSPSLDLVTATLVPPDGERGCSTGMENPSASPDLQTSALSSGNSTSPTTTTSGGGSSSVSSPGSGGTTPGDGSGIGGAFRELFEACRNGDVSRVKRLVDSVNVNAKDMAGRKSTPLHFAAGFGRKDVVDHLLQTGANVHARDDGGLIPLHNACSFGHAEVVSLLLCQGADPNARDNWNYTPLHEAAIKGKIDVCIVLLQHGADPNIRNTDGKSALDLADPSAKAVLTGEYKKDELLEAARSGNEEKLMALLTPLNVNCHASDGRKSTSQKMLSTPLHLAAGYNRVRIVQLLLQHGADVHAKDKGGLVPLHNACSYGHFEVTELLLKHGACVNAMDLWQFTPLHEAASKNRVEVCSLLLSHGADPTLLNCHSKSAVDMAPTPELKERLTYEFKGHSLLQAAREADMAKVKKTLALEIISFKHPQTNETALHCAVASPHPKRKQVTELLLRKGANINEKNKDFMTALHVASEKAHNDILEVLQKHGAKVNAVDTLGQTALHRAALAGHIQTCRLLLSYGADPAIVSLQGFTASQMGNEAVQQILNENVPTRNSDVDYRFLEAAKAGDLDTVQQLCTPQNVNCRDLEGRHSTPLHFAAGYNRVAVVEDLLHHGADVHAKDKGGLVPLHNACSYGHYEVAELLVRHGASVNVADLWKFTPLHEAAAKGKYEICKLLLKHGADPTKKNRDGNMPLDMVKDGDTDIQDLLRGDAALLDAAKKGCLARVQKLCSPENINCRDTQGRNSTPLHLAAGYNNLEVAEYLLEHGADVNAQDKGGLIPLHNAASYGHVDIAALLIKFNTCVNATDKWAFTPLHEAAQKGRTQLCALLLAHGADPTMKNQEGQTALDLATADDIRALLMDAMPPDALPSCFKPQATVVSAGSVISPASTPSCLSAASSIDNLAGPLNELGAAGTSGVADGATGSDRKEGELAMLDMNISQFLKSLGLEHLRDIFEREQISLDVLADMGHEELKEIGINAYGHRHKLIKGVERLLGGQQGANPYLTFHCANQGTVLIDLAPDDKEGQSVEEEMQSTIREHRDGGNAGGVFSRYNIIKIQKVVNKKLRERYTHRQKEISDENHNHHNERMLFHGSPFINAIIHKGFDERHAYIGGMFGAGIYFAENSSKSNQYVYGIGGGTGCPTHKDRSCYLCHRQMLFCRVTLGKSFLQFSAMKMAHAPPGHHSVIGRPSVNGLAYAEYVIYRGEQAYPEYLITYQILKPESTATSAAGEDQKS; this is encoded by the exons ATGGCGGTGTCTCGTCGCTCATCGCAGCAACAACAGGGCAACCTGCTATCTCCGCCACGAAACGGTTCTCTTTCGGTAAGTCCGCCGGGATCTCCCTCGCTTGATCTTGTGACAGCAACGTTAGTGCCTCCGGATGGTGAGCGTGGATGCAGCACGGGCATGGAGAATCCTTCGGCCTCCCCGGATCTTCAAACCTCGGCCCTCAGCAGTGGGAACAGCACAAGTCCGACCACAACAACCTCCGGCGGGGGGAGTAGTAGTGTCTCGAGCCCGGGTTCAGGAGGCACGACCCCTGGCGACGGTAGTGGGATCGGTGGAGCTTTCAGGGAGCTATTTGAGGCCTGTCGGAATGGAGATGTGTCCCGGGTGAAGAGACTTGTTGACTCGGTGAATGTGAATGCGAAGGACATGGCCGGACGAAAATCTACCCCTCTGCATTTCGCTGCTG GTTTTGGCCGGAAGGATGTGGTTGACCACCTCTTACAGACTGGAGCTAATGTGCACGCCAGAGACGATGGTGGCCTCATCCCCCTGCACAATGCCTGCTCCTTTGGCCACGCTGAGGTGGTCAGTCTACTGTTGTGCCAAGGTGCAGACCCCAATGCACGGGACAACTGGAACTACACACCTCTGCATGAGGCAGCCATCAAGGGCAAAATTGACGTGTGCATCG TGCTTCTCCAGCATGGCGCTGATCCCAACATCCGTAATACGGATGGCAAGTCTGCTCTGGATCTGGCAGACCCCTCCGCCAAGGCTGTGCTCACCG GTGAGTATAAGAAAGATGAACTCTTGGAAGCGGCAAG GAGTGGCAATGAAGAGAAGCTGATGGCACTATTGACCCCACTAAATGTCAACTGCCATGCCAGTGATGGCCGCAAG TCAACATCCCAAAAAATGCTG TCCACCCCACTGCACTTGGCGGCTGGCTACAACCGAGTCCGTATCGTCCAGCTACTGTTGCAGCACGGGGCAGACGTCCATGCCAAGGACAAAGG TGGCCTGGTCCCTCTCCACAACGCCTGCTCCTATGGACACTTTGAGGTCACAGAGCTTCTGCTCAAG catGGAGCGTGTGTGAATGCCATGGACCTGTGGCAGTTCACTCCTCTCCATGAGGCTGCATCTAAGAACCGTGTGGAGGTGTGTTCGCTGCTGCTGAGCCATGGTGCCGACCCCACCCTTCTCAACTGCCACAGCAAGAGCGCCGTGGACATGGCCCCCACCCCCGAACTCAAAGAGAGACTAACCT ATGAGTTTAAAGGTCATTCACTGCTCCAGGCAGCTCGGGAGGCAGACATGGCCAAGGTGAAGAAGACCCTGGCTCTGGAGATCATCAGCTTCAAACACCCACAGACAAATGAGACAGCCCTG CACTGTGCCGTTGCCTCCCCTCACCCCAAACGGAAGCAGGTGACAGAGCTGCTGCTGCGTAAAGGTGCCAACATCAACGAGAAGAACAAAGA CTTCATGACAGCCCTGCATGTTGCGTCTGAGAAAGCACACAACGACATCCTAGAGGTGCTGCAGAAACATGGAGCCAAG gtGAATGCGGTGGACACCCTGGGTCAGACGGCCCTCCACAGGGCAGCCCTGGCGGGCCACATCCAGACATGCAGACTACTGCTGAGCTACGGGGCTGACCCTGCCATCGTCTCCCTGCAGGGCTTCACTGCCTCACAGATGGGCAACGAGGCCGTGCAGCAGATCCTCAATG AAAATGTTCCAACTCGTAACTCTGACGTGGACTACCGGTTTCTGGAAGCCGCTAAGGCTGGAGATTTGGACACTGTGCAG CAACTGTGCACTCCTCAGAACGTGAACTGTCGGGATCTGGAGGGTCGTCACTCCACCCCTCTGCACTTTGCTGCAGGCTACAACCGTGTGGCTGTGGTGGAGGACCTGCTACATCATGGAGCTGACGTACACGCTAAAGACAAAGG TGGTCTGGTGCCCCTCCACAACGCCTGCTCCTATGGTCACTATGAGGTGGCTGAGCTGCTGGTCAGACACGGGGCATCGGTGAACGTAGCTGACCTCTGGAAATTCACCCCTCTCCACGAGGCTGCTGCCAAGGGCAAATACGAGATCTGCAAACTGCTGCTCAAG cATGGAGCAGACCCCACCAAGAAGAACCGTGATGGTAATATGCCTCTGGACATGGTGAAGGATGGAGACACGGACATCCAGGACCTGCTAAGAGGAGACGCTGCCCTGCTGGATGCTGCTAAAAAGGGCTGTCTGGCTCGCGTCCAGAAACTCTGCAGCCCAGAGAACATCAATTGTAGAGACACACAGGGACGCAACTCCACTCCCCTGCACCTTGCAG CTGGCTACAACAACCTGGAGGTGGCGGAGTATCTCCTGGAGCACGGGGCTGATGTCAACGCACAGGACAAAGGAGGCCTCATCCCCCTGCACAACGCTGCCTCCTACGGG CACGTGGACATTGCTGCACTCCTGATAAAGTTCAACACGTGTGTGAATGCTACAGACAAGTGGGCCTTCACCCCCCTCCATGAGGCGGCTCAAAAGGGCCGGACCCAGCTGTGTGCGCTCCTGCTGGCCCACGGAGCAGACCCCACCATGAAGAATCAGGAGGGACAGACGGCACTGGACCTGGCCACG GCTGATGACATCCGGGCTCTGCTGATGGATGCCATGCCCCCAGACGCCCTGCCTAGCTGCTTCAAGCCCCAGGCCACAGTGGTCAGCGCCGGCTCGGTCATCTCCCCGGCCTCCACGCCCTCCTGCCTGTCTGCAGCAAGCAGCATCGACAACCTGGCCGGGCCCCTCAACGAGCTGGGGGCCGCAGGGACCTCCGGGGTGGCCGACGGGGCCACGGGCTCCGATAGGAAGGAGGGAGAat TGGCAATGTTGGACATGAACATCAGTCAGTTCTTGAAGAGCTTGGGTCTGGAGCATCTGAGGGACATCTTTGAGAGAGAACAG ATCTCTCTGGATGTGCTGGCTGACATGGGTCATGAGGAGCTGAAGGAGATTGGGATCAACGCCTACGGCCACCGACACAAACTCATCAAGGGAGTGGAGAGGCTGCTGGGAGGACAACAAG GTGCCAACCCATACCTAACATTCCACTGTGCCAACCAGGGCACGGTCCTCATTGACCTTGCCCCTGATGACAAGGAGGGACAatcagtagaggaggag ATGCAAAGTACCATCCGAGAACACAGGGATGGAGGCAACGCAGGAGGGGTGTTCAGCAGATACAACATCATTAAG ATCCAGAAGGTGGTCAATAAGAAACTGCGAGAGCGATACACACACCGCCAGAAGGAGATCTCCGATGAGAACCATAACCACCACAATGAGCGCATGCTCTTCCATG GTTCTCCGTTCATAAATGCCATCATCCACAAAGGCTTTGACGAGCGGCATGCATACATTGGAGGGATGTTTGGAGCAGGGATCTACTTTGCTGAGAACTCCTCTAAGAGTAACCAGTATGTGTATGGCATCGGGGGTGGCACCGGGTGCCCCACTCACAAAGACCGCTCCTGTTACCTGTGCCACAG GCAGATGTTATTCTGCCGTGTGACCCTGGGGAAGTCCTTCCTCCAGTTCAGTGCCATGAAGATGGCCCACGCCCCCCCTGGACACCACTCTGTGATTGGTCGGCCCAGCGTCAACGGCCTGGCCTACGCAGAGTACGTAATCTACAGAGGGGAGCAG GCCTACCCAGAGTATCTCATCACCTATCAGATCCTTAAGCCGGAGAGCACAGCCACGTCTGCTGCAGGAGAGGATCAGAAGTCCTAG
- the LOC139389363 gene encoding poly [ADP-ribose] polymerase tankyrase-1 isoform X1, with product MAVSRRSSQQQQGNLLSPPRNGSLSVSPPGSPSLDLVTATLVPPDGERGCSTGMENPSASPDLQTSALSSGNSTSPTTTTSGGGSSSVSSPGSGGTTPGDGSGIGGAFRELFEACRNGDVSRVKRLVDSVNVNAKDMAGRKSTPLHFAAGFGRKDVVDHLLQTGANVHARDDGGLIPLHNACSFGHAEVVSLLLCQGADPNARDNWNYTPLHEAAIKGKIDVCIVLLQHGADPNIRNTDGKSALDLADPSAKAVLTGEYKKDELLEAARSGNEEKLMALLTPLNVNCHASDGRKSTSQKMLSTPLHLAAGYNRVRIVQLLLQHGADVHAKDKGGLVPLHNACSYGHFEVTELLLKHGACVNAMDLWQFTPLHEAASKNRVEVCSLLLSHGADPTLLNCHSKSAVDMAPTPELKERLTYEFKGHSLLQAAREADMAKVKKTLALEIISFKHPQTNETALHCAVASPHPKRKQVTELLLRKGANINEKNKDFMTALHVASEKAHNDILEVLQKHGAKVNAVDTLGQTALHRAALAGHIQTCRLLLSYGADPAIVSLQGFTASQMGNEAVQQILNENVPTRNSDVDYRFLEAAKAGDLDTVQQLCTPQNVNCRDLEGRHSTPLHFAAGYNRVAVVEDLLHHGADVHAKDKGGLVPLHNACSYGHYEVAELLVRHGASVNVADLWKFTPLHEAAAKGKYEICKLLLKHGADPTKKNRDGNMPLDMVKDGDTDIQDLLRGDAALLDAAKKGCLARVQKLCSPENINCRDTQGRNSTPLHLAAGYNNLEVAEYLLEHGADVNAQDKGGLIPLHNAASYGHVDIAALLIKFNTCVNATDKWAFTPLHEAAQKGRTQLCALLLAHGADPTMKNQEGQTALDLATADDIRALLMDAMPPDALPSCFKPQATVVSAGSVISPASTPSCLSAASSIDNLAGPLNELGAAGTSGVADGATGSDRKEGELAMLDMNISQFLKSLGLEHLRDIFEREQISLDVLADMGHEELKEIGINAYGHRHKLIKGVERLLGGQQGANPYLTFHCANQGTVLIDLAPDDKEGQSVEEEMQSTIREHRDGGNAGGVFSRYNIIKIQKVVNKKLRERYTHRQKEISDENHNHHNERMLFHGSPGSPFINAIIHKGFDERHAYIGGMFGAGIYFAENSSKSNQYVYGIGGGTGCPTHKDRSCYLCHRQMLFCRVTLGKSFLQFSAMKMAHAPPGHHSVIGRPSVNGLAYAEYVIYRGEQAYPEYLITYQILKPESTATSAAGEDQKS from the exons ATGGCGGTGTCTCGTCGCTCATCGCAGCAACAACAGGGCAACCTGCTATCTCCGCCACGAAACGGTTCTCTTTCGGTAAGTCCGCCGGGATCTCCCTCGCTTGATCTTGTGACAGCAACGTTAGTGCCTCCGGATGGTGAGCGTGGATGCAGCACGGGCATGGAGAATCCTTCGGCCTCCCCGGATCTTCAAACCTCGGCCCTCAGCAGTGGGAACAGCACAAGTCCGACCACAACAACCTCCGGCGGGGGGAGTAGTAGTGTCTCGAGCCCGGGTTCAGGAGGCACGACCCCTGGCGACGGTAGTGGGATCGGTGGAGCTTTCAGGGAGCTATTTGAGGCCTGTCGGAATGGAGATGTGTCCCGGGTGAAGAGACTTGTTGACTCGGTGAATGTGAATGCGAAGGACATGGCCGGACGAAAATCTACCCCTCTGCATTTCGCTGCTG GTTTTGGCCGGAAGGATGTGGTTGACCACCTCTTACAGACTGGAGCTAATGTGCACGCCAGAGACGATGGTGGCCTCATCCCCCTGCACAATGCCTGCTCCTTTGGCCACGCTGAGGTGGTCAGTCTACTGTTGTGCCAAGGTGCAGACCCCAATGCACGGGACAACTGGAACTACACACCTCTGCATGAGGCAGCCATCAAGGGCAAAATTGACGTGTGCATCG TGCTTCTCCAGCATGGCGCTGATCCCAACATCCGTAATACGGATGGCAAGTCTGCTCTGGATCTGGCAGACCCCTCCGCCAAGGCTGTGCTCACCG GTGAGTATAAGAAAGATGAACTCTTGGAAGCGGCAAG GAGTGGCAATGAAGAGAAGCTGATGGCACTATTGACCCCACTAAATGTCAACTGCCATGCCAGTGATGGCCGCAAG TCAACATCCCAAAAAATGCTG TCCACCCCACTGCACTTGGCGGCTGGCTACAACCGAGTCCGTATCGTCCAGCTACTGTTGCAGCACGGGGCAGACGTCCATGCCAAGGACAAAGG TGGCCTGGTCCCTCTCCACAACGCCTGCTCCTATGGACACTTTGAGGTCACAGAGCTTCTGCTCAAG catGGAGCGTGTGTGAATGCCATGGACCTGTGGCAGTTCACTCCTCTCCATGAGGCTGCATCTAAGAACCGTGTGGAGGTGTGTTCGCTGCTGCTGAGCCATGGTGCCGACCCCACCCTTCTCAACTGCCACAGCAAGAGCGCCGTGGACATGGCCCCCACCCCCGAACTCAAAGAGAGACTAACCT ATGAGTTTAAAGGTCATTCACTGCTCCAGGCAGCTCGGGAGGCAGACATGGCCAAGGTGAAGAAGACCCTGGCTCTGGAGATCATCAGCTTCAAACACCCACAGACAAATGAGACAGCCCTG CACTGTGCCGTTGCCTCCCCTCACCCCAAACGGAAGCAGGTGACAGAGCTGCTGCTGCGTAAAGGTGCCAACATCAACGAGAAGAACAAAGA CTTCATGACAGCCCTGCATGTTGCGTCTGAGAAAGCACACAACGACATCCTAGAGGTGCTGCAGAAACATGGAGCCAAG gtGAATGCGGTGGACACCCTGGGTCAGACGGCCCTCCACAGGGCAGCCCTGGCGGGCCACATCCAGACATGCAGACTACTGCTGAGCTACGGGGCTGACCCTGCCATCGTCTCCCTGCAGGGCTTCACTGCCTCACAGATGGGCAACGAGGCCGTGCAGCAGATCCTCAATG AAAATGTTCCAACTCGTAACTCTGACGTGGACTACCGGTTTCTGGAAGCCGCTAAGGCTGGAGATTTGGACACTGTGCAG CAACTGTGCACTCCTCAGAACGTGAACTGTCGGGATCTGGAGGGTCGTCACTCCACCCCTCTGCACTTTGCTGCAGGCTACAACCGTGTGGCTGTGGTGGAGGACCTGCTACATCATGGAGCTGACGTACACGCTAAAGACAAAGG TGGTCTGGTGCCCCTCCACAACGCCTGCTCCTATGGTCACTATGAGGTGGCTGAGCTGCTGGTCAGACACGGGGCATCGGTGAACGTAGCTGACCTCTGGAAATTCACCCCTCTCCACGAGGCTGCTGCCAAGGGCAAATACGAGATCTGCAAACTGCTGCTCAAG cATGGAGCAGACCCCACCAAGAAGAACCGTGATGGTAATATGCCTCTGGACATGGTGAAGGATGGAGACACGGACATCCAGGACCTGCTAAGAGGAGACGCTGCCCTGCTGGATGCTGCTAAAAAGGGCTGTCTGGCTCGCGTCCAGAAACTCTGCAGCCCAGAGAACATCAATTGTAGAGACACACAGGGACGCAACTCCACTCCCCTGCACCTTGCAG CTGGCTACAACAACCTGGAGGTGGCGGAGTATCTCCTGGAGCACGGGGCTGATGTCAACGCACAGGACAAAGGAGGCCTCATCCCCCTGCACAACGCTGCCTCCTACGGG CACGTGGACATTGCTGCACTCCTGATAAAGTTCAACACGTGTGTGAATGCTACAGACAAGTGGGCCTTCACCCCCCTCCATGAGGCGGCTCAAAAGGGCCGGACCCAGCTGTGTGCGCTCCTGCTGGCCCACGGAGCAGACCCCACCATGAAGAATCAGGAGGGACAGACGGCACTGGACCTGGCCACG GCTGATGACATCCGGGCTCTGCTGATGGATGCCATGCCCCCAGACGCCCTGCCTAGCTGCTTCAAGCCCCAGGCCACAGTGGTCAGCGCCGGCTCGGTCATCTCCCCGGCCTCCACGCCCTCCTGCCTGTCTGCAGCAAGCAGCATCGACAACCTGGCCGGGCCCCTCAACGAGCTGGGGGCCGCAGGGACCTCCGGGGTGGCCGACGGGGCCACGGGCTCCGATAGGAAGGAGGGAGAat TGGCAATGTTGGACATGAACATCAGTCAGTTCTTGAAGAGCTTGGGTCTGGAGCATCTGAGGGACATCTTTGAGAGAGAACAG ATCTCTCTGGATGTGCTGGCTGACATGGGTCATGAGGAGCTGAAGGAGATTGGGATCAACGCCTACGGCCACCGACACAAACTCATCAAGGGAGTGGAGAGGCTGCTGGGAGGACAACAAG GTGCCAACCCATACCTAACATTCCACTGTGCCAACCAGGGCACGGTCCTCATTGACCTTGCCCCTGATGACAAGGAGGGACAatcagtagaggaggag ATGCAAAGTACCATCCGAGAACACAGGGATGGAGGCAACGCAGGAGGGGTGTTCAGCAGATACAACATCATTAAG ATCCAGAAGGTGGTCAATAAGAAACTGCGAGAGCGATACACACACCGCCAGAAGGAGATCTCCGATGAGAACCATAACCACCACAATGAGCGCATGCTCTTCCATGGT TCTCCAGGTTCTCCGTTCATAAATGCCATCATCCACAAAGGCTTTGACGAGCGGCATGCATACATTGGAGGGATGTTTGGAGCAGGGATCTACTTTGCTGAGAACTCCTCTAAGAGTAACCAGTATGTGTATGGCATCGGGGGTGGCACCGGGTGCCCCACTCACAAAGACCGCTCCTGTTACCTGTGCCACAG GCAGATGTTATTCTGCCGTGTGACCCTGGGGAAGTCCTTCCTCCAGTTCAGTGCCATGAAGATGGCCCACGCCCCCCCTGGACACCACTCTGTGATTGGTCGGCCCAGCGTCAACGGCCTGGCCTACGCAGAGTACGTAATCTACAGAGGGGAGCAG GCCTACCCAGAGTATCTCATCACCTATCAGATCCTTAAGCCGGAGAGCACAGCCACGTCTGCTGCAGGAGAGGATCAGAAGTCCTAG